A window of the Syntrophorhabdus sp. genome harbors these coding sequences:
- a CDS encoding type II toxin-antitoxin system PemK/MazF family toxin — MEGFVKGDVVIVPFPFSDLSTVKRRPALVVATPDGDDVVLCQITSQQVRDRYAVGITDMDFTEGTLRKSSNVRPNRLFSASTNLILYRAGRLNDQALASVIDRIVEILQAE; from the coding sequence GTGGAAGGATTTGTAAAAGGGGATGTCGTCATTGTACCGTTTCCTTTCTCCGATCTCTCAACCGTGAAACGAAGGCCGGCTCTTGTTGTCGCGACGCCCGACGGGGATGATGTCGTTCTCTGTCAGATCACGAGCCAGCAGGTCCGGGATCGCTATGCCGTCGGTATCACCGACATGGATTTTACGGAGGGAACACTCCGCAAGTCGAGCAACGTCCGGCCAAACCGGCTCTTCTCTGCCAGTACCAACCTGATCCTCTACCGGGCCGGCCGTCTCAACGACCAGGCCCTCGCATCGGTCATCGACCGGATCGTCGAGATCCTGCA
- a CDS encoding DUF2281 domain-containing protein, with amino-acid sequence MIRELNDLPPRTYGEVLDFIRYLKSRRRKAAPDTALASEPALRKDWLRPEEEEAWKDL; translated from the coding sequence ACGACCTCCCGCCCCGGACATACGGTGAGGTGCTCGATTTCATCCGGTACCTCAAGTCCCGGCGCCGGAAGGCCGCCCCCGACACCGCCCTCGCGAGCGAGCCTGCGCTCCGGAAAGACTGGCTCCGGCCCGAGGAGGAAGAGGCGTGGAAGGATTTGTAA